ttaactaTTACAAAGCACGAAGCAGTATTATATAAACTGCAATATAATATCATCTGatagaatacattttttaatttgcatgtttttacagttttattttttgttttttgtgaaatgtcatttaaaaactatgtgATATGCTAATATTGATGACTCTCTTccattgataaataaataacgtagattatcttatttaatcgaattatattttgcttctctattttatttactgTACAAGGTTTTATCATATGTATATTGCTACAAGCAGTTACTCTTCCTGCACTAGATCATGAAACTACTGTATGGACAAAAACATCATCATAAAGGATATTGACATATTCGTGAtctgaaataaataatgcaataaagcTGACGATGTTAATAAGACGTCGTCTTCGCTTTTTTCCCGTAAGTTGTCTTACCGAAGTGAAGGTTTCCATTGATATAGCACATACACCgccaaaatttattattattctttttgaccaaatatgcattataaataataacgatttctgtattgttataaatgtttcataCCATAACGACATGTATctagaaaaaagtttatttaatttggtaaaaaaatatatacgtaaaatacattatatatatgtgactatacattttcgaaaaaagaaattatgtagTACGtctaataaagttttttttacggTGTATATTGTATGCTGTGTATGGATTGTTAAAGAaatgaattttttctgttaaggatattataataaaactggCAATAGAGCAACtaatagcaataaaatttaataatttgcaataaaatagcattaaaaactgtttttgtttttaatgttttaattttgttaccatgtattaatttactgtttgtattaatttacatttaagttttcactattatttttattaaaccgGTTGgagtaataaaaatgtgaagcaacaaattagcaagaaaaaaatagaacttACGTCTACATTTTTGTTATGCTGTATTATCTGTACCAGATTAATAGACgtcaaaaaattgtatcaacaAGTAAAATCTGAGATTATAaatcttcaattatttatatatgcaatttatttagttaatgtgtaaatatttctatacataatttcaatatatttattataatgtactttttataataaattaattccttttttacaaaaaaataaacaaaaattgcaactaaatattacttcatatatattataaaatcaattatacattttgaaacaaataataatactgTACTATCAGATTTCTACTCACATAGCGTTAAATAACTCATCAGAATGGTTTATCACTAATTGCCCCATAAAAGATACggtgaaaaaacaaaattgatatCCTATAATATAAGCTGCTGATATCAGAATTTCAACCATATCGTGCATGCGTGTTATTGCGTTCATCAactattaacatattaataagcaaattatttatgtaatttttattaaatatgcaaatttaaTTGGACAtgagtaaatattttgaatgtttcacgcacgcacgcacgcacacacgcataaAGTGAGCAAAATGGATGGCATCGtttaaatatctcgaaaataaaacattggaattcttttatattatatgtatgtgtatgtgtacatatatatgatttctataattattttgtatatgaaAGCTGCAAGGTAAAGTTCGagggaaataatattttattatagacatttttcattttgtgtGAAAATATATCAGGATAAAGCATAAAAccttagaaattattaattttttgataactcAGCTTTACTGCTCtatatgcagaataattaaaaaaatcatgttacaTGAAAGGatcatattctatttaaaaaataccagtgaactttgtgtaatttttaagaaaacattttatattttgaaaattaagtttGACATTATTTGTCTTTCTTCCAGAAAACTGGGTGTGAAACATTCTCAAATAtcttattttcaagatattttcaataattgtgGTCATCATACGTGTGTACGTATACATATCTTATACTGAATTAGACTGAACTGTTAGTTTGTATGAGACATTGATTAtgtaatatgttttaaaatatatattttaaaaaagagaaagttaCTTACTCTATATAAACACATAGCAAAGCTACACGTGCCTATCATTAACATAGTAAGGAAAGACATCGTAAAACTTGTCGTAACCAATTTAAAAAGTcttaaaaacaacaaattacctttattaaacaaataattattaattttgttacacaGTAGTTTTGGCTTCAGATACTTACTTATTTGCTTTTTGATGGATATGTactgttttaattattcttccgacgattatatttctcttattaGAGCACGCTATTATCTTTGTGTCGACACAGTGTTTCATTCGATAACTAATAACATTAAGTTTTCATTTACTCACATCAATAaagtgattatttatttttttttactgcgtattatattctaatatctgtgatgaaaatttttctcagagtttttatacgaataggaacacttttcagaaagactaaaaaaattttttcagaacttctgtatattttttggaaatttctcacattttttataacctgagaaaatgttttttgtacataattatatataaacgtatataaatatttatcaatgataattattgaaaattatatgtaattgtatataaaaatcatgcataattacataaaattatatattttaatatacaatatgtgggcatatttaacttatatgattctagataattatatataattagatataaacaaattttttccgGAAAACAAGTCTTCAGAATTGTTATATATgcaaaattctgagaaaatgtGTAGATAAGTCCATAGACGATCATAGcagtgctgaaataatattttgtacgtttctttaaatacattttatctaattttccGAATTGTGCACTATTTTCCCTCGCACAGATTATAGGAAGAACCAAGTTTATACTCGCACTAAAGTAATACTTTTTTGCAaccaatttatcaatttttccgAGTAAAAACAATGATGTTATAGATACTTAggatcagtattattaaattaattgttaatttaaatcgGTTATGttacttttctaatttaatttaaaagctacactgttaaaaatcgacagcagaatttaatgtaatgtaacagaagcaaatttcaagcagatacACACAGGTACGCaagcacgcatgcacgcacgcacatgaAAAACatgtaatgtatatttaatataaatgtaatataaatttaatgttgtcaaaaatgtactaaatttcatgcataaACGTTTGAGTTATAAGagttattgaatttattgtacattaaatttaatgtgtaacttaaaattacattgaatGACAGTTTTAACAGTGTGTATTTGAAATCGAAAACGGCGTATAGTTCGAAGAAtcagcaaatatatttaaaaatcacacaaaaaccACTATTTAATTTAGCACTAAGATTGTGCTATGCCCGTTTATGAATTTGTCTCATTTTGAATTATACGAAACGTAGTCTTATACtacttattgtttttaaaaagatgtagattttctcagcatttttaaaatgttccactttgtataaaaattcacaGGAACTTTTTTATCAGTAACGGaattctgtaacttttaacgatAGTATCGGTATTGTTATAGTATTATTgcgatgatttttttaaataatatctgcGCAATGACAGTGTAACGATATTGATACTGTCGATAAGAGTTACGGAATCGCATTGCAGGATTGTTATTAAAACTTTCACGTATTTTTCTTACCTGCAAATTTTGAACATTGCGCAGCAGTgtaagttaatatataataCTGTCGAAATGATGAATATTGCTGTCGAAGTGCCAATAATAACACtaataatagtatataaaaaaaataaataatactggATTCCGACAT
The window above is part of the Solenopsis invicta isolate M01_SB chromosome 8, UNIL_Sinv_3.0, whole genome shotgun sequence genome. Proteins encoded here:
- the LOC113003762 gene encoding odorant receptor 49a isoform X1 — encoded protein: MFDDHYKFNETLLRFLGLWPFGRNECERCRAICFYILLISRVVAEFAQFIIADFSINVTIKILLDALTAFLYAVTFNMFFFNTEKLKQMLEEVNNNWRMLSDSQEIKILYYYSQQGEKFIIITILLQVLVLFIFFITGLLPDIFNFLRPLNESRTHYLLFMNEYRINVGIQYYLFFLYTIISVIIGTSTAIFIISTVLYINLHCCAMFKICSYRMKHCVDTKIIACSNKRNIIVGRIIKTVHIHQKANKLFKLVTTSFTMSFLTMLMIGTCSFAMCLYRLMNAITRMHDMVEILISAAYIIGYQFCFFTVSFMGQLVINHSDELFNAIYMSLWYETFITIQKSLLFIMHIWSKRIIINFGGVCAISMETFTSVRQLTGKKRRRRLINIVSFIALFISDHEYVNILYDDVFVHTVVS
- the LOC113003762 gene encoding odorant receptor 49a isoform X2, with amino-acid sequence MFDDHYKFNETLLRFLGLWPFGRNECERCRAICFYILLISRVVAEFAQFIIADFSINVTIKILLDALTAFLYAVTFNMFFFNTEKLKQMLEEVNNNWRMLSDSQEIKILYYYSQQGEKFIIITILLQVLVLFIFFITGLLPDIFNFLRPLNESRTHYLLFMNEYRINVGIQYYLFFLYTIISVIIGTSTAIFIISTVLYINLHCCAMFKICSYRMKHCVDTKIIACSNKRNIIVGRIIKTVHIHQKANKLFKLVTTSFTMSFLTMLMIGTCSFAMCLYRLMNAITRMHDMVEILISAAYIIGYQFCFFTVSFMGQLVINHSDELFNAIYMSLWYETFITIQKSLLFIMHIWSKRIIINFGGVCAISMETFTSITNMSISFMMMFLSIQ